Below is a genomic region from Fusobacterium nucleatum.
ATAATATTTGATAAACTAGCTTTTAAAATATTAATATCCTCAAACTCACTATGTTCAAAATCCTCATTATAAGGAAAATTTGAATTTATTATTTTATAACCAAAATCTTTAAAAATATTTAAAATTTCAAATCTATCTGGCTCTAAAGCAGCAGTTTTAAGATTACTACTTCCACTTATAACAAAGACAATTTTATCTTCTTTTAAAAGAGTTTTTGAAATATCTAAACTTTCTAATTTCTTTAAATATTCTTTAAATTTCATAATGTATCTTCCCATCTTTAACTCTGATTTTTTTATTTCTCCATAGAATTACAGGTGGAGTTAAAAGAGTATATATTAACATAAAAGGCAGTAAAAATTCACTCAATAATTCATATAATAATTCCTTAGTTTGAGAAGAAGAAATTCTAAAAGGTTCATAGATAAATATTCTAGTTATATAAAATAATGCAACCTTTACTATAAATAAATTAAGTGTTAACACCAAATAATTTATTCCTAAGTAGAAACTCAAAAACAATAGAATAGTTGGTAATAATGTTGGCAATAATATTATAAATAAAAATTTTATAGAAAAGGCATTTTTCATATATACATTACTAAATAAAAGCCATCTTTTCATAAGAAGTATATACCTTTTAAAACTTGGAACAGTATTTCTTACATTACAAAAAATTGTACTTTGAATAATTTTTACATCTTTTGAAAGCAAGTAGGTAGCCAATGCCAAATCATCACAAAGCCAATATTTTATATTCCCAAAAGCAGAATACTTTTTTAAAATATCAGTTCTCAAAATATAGAACATTCCATTTATAGTCTTATTTTCTTTTAAAAAAGATAGAGAAAAATATGAAAAAATAGAATTAGAATTTATAAAAGCAGAAATTAATTTAGAATAAAAGCCTCTAATATTGTAATTAAATGGAATTCCTGTTGCTATCCATTCAGTCTTATCTTTTTCATAAATGCTTAATTCATCTAGTCTTTTTCTATCTATTACACTATCATCATCTAAAATTATTGTATATTCAGTTTTAATTTTGTCTACAACTTGCTCTAACTTAAATATTTTAGGGTTTACTTCCTGTGGAACATCATCTAAATAATAAACTTCAATTCTATTGGAGTAATTTTTATTTTTTAAAATTTTTTCAACAGTCTGTATAGCTGTTTTATCACTTTTATCAACAAGCCAAATAAAACTCATATAAGTAGTATTTTTTAAATTAGCCATTAAGTCTTCTTCAAGTCTAGGGTCACCAGATAAAATAGGCTGAACTATTGTGTATTTACTTTCATCTATTTTTGATTTTTCTAAACTATTTATTTTTTGAAAATAAATAAAAGAAAAAATTAATTTTAAAATAAGTAAAATTATAGTTAGTGTTAATAAAGTATTAAATAATATTGTCATTTAATCACCTTTTTTAAAATTAAGCCTACAAGTTTTAATTGTAATGAAATAGGTAATAAATTTATTAAAAATATAGATAATTTATTTCTAAAACCAATAATAGAAAATCTTTTTTTATTTTCTATCACTTTTATAATTCTTTTAGCCACATCTTCTGAAGTCATCATAAATTTTTGAGAACTTCCAAATTTTTCTTGTATATCTTTGTCAAAAAAATTACTTGCAGTAGGTCCAGGGCAAACAGATAAAACTCTTACATTTTTATTTTTATGAGATAATTCTTCATCAAGTGCCAAAGAATAATGTAAAAGAGCTGACTTAGCTGAACTGTATACTGCCATATATGGATGTTGGTATAGTGTAGCAGTTGAGCAAACATTTAAAATTGTTCCTTGTCCCTTTTTTAAAAATTTTTCTGAGAATTTTTTAGTTAAGATTAATGGAGAAATAAAATTCACTTTTATAGTACCTAAATCTTCTTTATCACTTAATTTGGAAAAATCAGTTATTTTTCCAAAGCCTGCACAATTAATAACTAAATCAACATCACAATTTTCAACAATATTTTCTAAATTATTTATATCAGTTAAATCATATTTTATGCAAACACATTCAAGAGAAGAATATTTTTCTTCCAATTCTTTTTTTAGAAGATTTAATTTATCAAGTGAACGAGCTAATAAAAAAAGCTTTTTAGATTTATTTGCTAAGTTTCTTGTTAATTCTTCTCCAATTCCAGAGCTTGCACCTGTTATTAAAATTTTTTCCATTATTTTTACTTCCTTACTATTTTTCTAAACTTTCTTATTAATTATTATAACATTTTTTAGACTTATATGAAGATAAAAAAAGAGCAAAATTATACAAATATTAAGTATAATCTTGCTCTCTTTTCATTTTATATTATTCTTCCCATTTCTTAGTTCTTTCAACTGCTTTTAACCAACCAGCATATTTTTTATCTCTTTCTTCTTTTGGCATATTAGGTGTAAATTCTTTATCCAATACCCATTTTTGTTTAATTTCATTTTTATTTTCCCAGAATCCAACTGCAAGCCCTGCAAGATATGCAGCTCCTAAGGCAGTTGTTTCTAAAACAGTAGGTCTTTTTACAGATTCTCCTAAGATATCTGCTTGAAATTCCATTAAGAAATTATTAGCTGCCGCTCCACCATCAACTTTTAAACCATTTAATTTTATTCCAGAATCTTCTTCCATAGCTTTTAGAACATCTTTTGTTTGATAAGCTATTGATTCTAAAGTTGCTCTTATTATGTGGTTCTTATTTGCTCCACGAGTTAAACCTAAAATTGCTCCTCTAGCATACATATCTCAATAAGGTGCACCTAATCCTACAAATGCTGGGACTACGTATACTCCTGCACTATCTTTAACTTTTCTAGCAAAATATTCAGTATCTTTTGAATCAGAAATTAATTTTAACTCATCTCTTAACCATTGAACACTAGCTCCACCTACAAATACACTTCCTTCAAGTGCATATTGAACTTTTCCATTAAGTCCTATTGCAATAGTTGTAATAAGGCCATTGTTACTTTTTACAAATTTTTCTCCTGTATTCATAAGCAAGAAACAACCTGTTCCGTAAGTATTTTTAGATTCTCCTTCTTCAAAACAAGCTTGTCCAAATAATGCAGATTGTTGATCTCCTGCTACTCCTGCTATTGGTATTCTATGTCCACCCTTTCCTCCAAGATTTGCATAACCAAATGTTCCACTTGAATCTTTAACTTCTGGTAACATTGATTTAGGAATATTTAAAGTTTCTAATATTTTTTCATCCCATTTTAATTCTTTAATATTATAAAGCATAGTTCTTGAAGCATTAGTGTAATCTGTTGCATGTATTTTTCCATTAGTTAGTTGCCAAATTAACCAAGTATCAACAGTTCCAAATAATAATTCTCCTTTTTCTGCTTTTTCTCTTGCACCTTCTACATTATCTAAAATCCATTTTATTTTAGTTCCAGAGAAATAAGCATCAACTAGAAGCCCTGTATTATCTTTAACATAATCACTAAAACCTTTTATTTCTTTTAATTCATCACAAATTTTAG
It encodes:
- a CDS encoding glycosyltransferase family 21 protein produces the protein MTILFNTLLTLTIILLILKLIFSFIYFQKINSLEKSKIDESKYTIVQPILSGDPRLEEDLMANLKNTTYMSFIWLVDKSDKTAIQTVEKILKNKNYSNRIEVYYLDDVPQEVNPKIFKLEQVVDKIKTEYTIILDDDSVIDRKRLDELSIYEKDKTEWIATGIPFNYNIRGFYSKLISAFINSNSIFSYFSLSFLKENKTINGMFYILRTDILKKYSAFGNIKYWLCDDLALATYLLSKDVKIIQSTIFCNVRNTVPSFKRYILLMKRWLLFSNVYMKNAFSIKFLFIILLPTLLPTILLFLSFYLGINYLVLTLNLFIVKVALFYITRIFIYEPFRISSSQTKELLYELLSEFLLPFMLIYTLLTPPVILWRNKKIRVKDGKIHYEI
- a CDS encoding SDR family oxidoreductase; amino-acid sequence: MEKILITGASSGIGEELTRNLANKSKKLFLLARSLDKLNLLKKELEEKYSSLECVCIKYDLTDINNLENIVENCDVDLVINCAGFGKITDFSKLSDKEDLGTIKVNFISPLILTKKFSEKFLKKGQGTILNVCSTATLYQHPYMAVYSSAKSALLHYSLALDEELSHKNKNVRVLSVCPGPTASNFFDKDIQEKFGSSQKFMMTSEDVAKRIIKVIENKKRFSIIGFRNKLSIFLINLLPISLQLKLVGLILKKVIK